Proteins co-encoded in one Quercus robur chromosome 8, dhQueRobu3.1, whole genome shotgun sequence genomic window:
- the LOC126696604 gene encoding putative receptor-like protein kinase At3g47110: MLGLGANNLTGRIPPSFGNLSSIRNLSLAVNKLVGNIPYRVGHLKSLVHFSISANKISVPTNLGNLPDLRLLDLSNNYLGRSLDFLKSLTNCSKLDILGLSRNQFGGVLPIPVGNLSTQLTELYFGSNEISGTIPVTLGNLVNLIGLGLEHNLFTGLIPTTLKKFQKIQALYLGGNRLLGELPTSIGNLTLFLLNLHENRLEGSIPPSLAYWSIFPDGDQGIASKDLVQVPIGPVTRARAKKFKNVIPFEGSLPSSMAFLKGLQFLDVSRNNLSGSIPKGLEKLPSLKELNLSFNDIKGELPLEGVLKNASAISVIGNTKLCGGVPQLLLPPCPVEVIKPTKSLSFKLKIAIIVVVVCLFLFSFILFLHRRKKSKRNSSSLGSTIDLLPNVSYKMLYQATNGFSPSNLVGTGSFGCI; the protein is encoded by the exons ATGCTTGGGCTTGGTGCAAACAATCTGACAGGAAGAATTCCACCATCTTTTGGTAATCTTTCATCAATTAGAAATTTATCTCTAGCAGTTAACAAATTGGTGGGAAATATACCATATCGCGTTGGTCATCTAAAAAGCTTAGTCCATTTCAGCATTTCAGCCAATAAAATCTCAG TTCCAACTAATTTGGGAAATCTGCCTGATCTTCGGTTGCTAGACTTGAGTAACAATTACCTAGGACGGAGCCTGGATTTCTTAAAATCTTTGACCAATTGTAGTAAACTAGATATATTGGGTTTAAGTAGAAACCAATTTGGAGGTGTTTTGCCTATACCTGTAGGCAACTTGTCAACTCAACTTACTGAATTATATTTTGGAAGCAATGAAATTTCTGGAACTATTCCAGTAACATTAGGGAATCTTGTCAACTTAATTGGCTTAGGCTTGGAGCATAATCTTTTCACAGGCCTCATTCCCACTACTTTAaagaagtttcaaaaaattcaagCATTGTATTTAGGAGGAAATAGATTGTTAGGAGAATTACCAACCTCCATTGGCAACCTTACGTTATTCCTACTCAATTTACATGAAAACAGATTAGAAGGAAGCATACCTCCAAGTCTAG CTTATTGGTCTATCTTCCCTGATGGAGATCAAGGTATTGCTTCGAAGGATCTCGTTCAAGTACCAATTGGGCCGGTTACAAGAGCACGAGCAAAGAAGTTCAAGAAT GTAATTCCTTTTGAAGGATCCTTACCGTCATCCATGGCTTTCTTAAAAGGCCTCCAATTCCTTGATGTTTCAAGAAATAACCTATCAGGCTCAATTCCAAAAGGTTTAGAAAAGCTTCCTTCTTTAAAAGAATTGAACCTCTCATTCAATGATATCAAAGGTGAGTTACCACTAGAGGgagttttaaaaaatgcaaGTGCTATATCAGTGATTGGAAATACTAAACTTTGTGGTGGTGTTCCACAATTATTGTTGCCTCCATGTCCTGTTGAAGTCATAAAACCTACAAAGTCCCTTTCATTCAAACTTAAAATTGCAATCATTGTTGTCGTTGTATGTTTATTTCtgttttcattcattctttttcttcatcggaggaaaaaatcaaaaagaaattcATCTTCTTTAGGTTCAACAATAGACCTCCTTCCAAATGTTTCTTATAAAATGCTTTATCAGGCAACCAATGGATTTTCTCCTAGTAACTTAGTTGGGACTGGCAGTTTTGGTTGTATATAA